One region of Mus musculus strain C57BL/6J chromosome 15, GRCm38.p6 C57BL/6J genomic DNA includes:
- the Csnk1e gene encoding casein kinase I isoform X2, with amino-acid sequence MELRVGNKYRLGRKIGSGSFGDIYLGANIASGEEVAIKLECVKTKHPQLHIESKFYKMMQGGVGIPSIKWCGAEGDYNVMVMELLGPSLEDLFNFCSRKFSLKTVLLLADQMISRIEYIHSKNFIHRDVKPDNFLMGLGKKGNLVYIIDFGLAKKYRDARTHQHIPYRENKNLTGTARYASINTHLGIEQSRRDDLESLGYVLMYFNLGSLPWQGLKAATKRQKYERISEKKMSTPIEVLCKGYPSEFSTYLNFCRSLRFDDKPDYSYLRQLFRNLFHRQGFSYDYVFDWNMLKFGAARNPEDVDRERREHEREERMGQLRGSATRALPPGPPTGATANRLRSAAEPVASTPASRIQQTGNTSPRAISRADRERKVSMRLHRGAPANVSSSDLTGRQEVSRLAASQTSVPFDHLGK; translated from the exons ATGGAGTTGCGTGTGGGAAATAAGTATCGCCTGGGCCGAAAGATCGGCAGTGGCTCCTTTGGAGACATCTACCTGG GTGCCAACATTGCCTCTGGTGAGGAAGTAGCCATCAAGCTCGAATGTGTGAAGACGAAACATCCCCAGCTCCACATCGAGAGCAAGTTCTACAAGATGATGCAGGGCGGAG TGGGGATCCCGTCCATCAAGTGGTGCGGGGCTGAGGGAGACTATAACGTGATGGTCATGGAGCTGCTGGGGCCCAGCCTGGAGGACCTCTTCAACTTCTGTTCCCGGAAGTTCAGCCTCAAGACGGTGCTGTTGCTGGCCGACCAGATG atCAGCCGCATCGAGTACATACACTCCAAGAACTTCATCCACCGGGATGTGAAGCCCGACAACTTCCTCATGGGCCTGGGGAAGAAAGGCAACCTGGTGTACATCATTGACTTCGGCCTGGCCAAGAAGTACCGCGATGCCCGCACACACCAGCATATTCCCTACCGGGAAAACAAGAACCTGACCGGCACTGCCCGCTATGCCTCTATCAACACCCACCTGGGCATTG AGCAAAGCCGTCGAGATGACCTAGAGAGCTTGGGCTATGTGCTCATGTACTTCAACCTGGGCTCCCTGCCCTGGCAGGGCCTCAAAGCAGCCACCAAGCGTCAGAAGTACGAGCGGATTAGCGAGAAGAAGATGTCAACGCCAATCGAGGTCCTCTGCAAAGGCTACCCCT CCGAGTTCTCAACATACCTCAACTTCTGCCGCTCCCTGCGGTTCGATGATAAGCCTGACTACTCCTACCTGCGCCAGCTCTTCCGAAATCTCTTTCACCGGCAGGGTTTCTCCTACGACTACGTCTTCGACTGGAACATGCTCAAATTC GGTGCAGCCCGGAATCCCGAGGATGTAGACCGGGAAAGACGGGAGCACGAACGGGAAGAGAGGATGGGGCAGTTGCGAGGGTCCGCGACCAGAGCCCTGCCCCCTGGCCCACCTACAGGGGCTACCGCCAACCGACTCCGAAGTGCAGCCGAGCCTGTGGCTTCCACTCCAGCCTCCCGCATCCAACAAACTG gCAATACTTCTCCCAGAGCGATCTCACGGGCCGACCGAGAGAGGAAGGTGAGCATGAGACTCCACAGAGGTGCCCCTGCCAATGTCTCCTCCTCAGACCTCACTGGGCGGCAAGAGGTCTCCCGGCTTGCAGCCTCACAG ACAAGCGTGCCATTTGACCATCTTGGGAAATGA
- the Csnk1e gene encoding casein kinase I isoform X1, producing MELRVGNKYRLGRKIGSGSFGDIYLGANIASGEEVAIKLECVKTKHPQLHIESKFYKMMQGGVGIPSIKWCGAEGDYNVMVMELLGPSLEDLFNFCSRKFSLKTVLLLADQMISRIEYIHSKNFIHRDVKPDNFLMGLGKKGNLVYIIDFGLAKKYRDARTHQHIPYRENKNLTGTARYASINTHLGIEQSRRDDLESLGYVLMYFNLGSLPWQGLKAATKRQKYERISEKKMSTPIEVLCKGYPSEFSTYLNFCRSLRFDDKPDYSYLRQLFRNLFHRQGFSYDYVFDWNMLKFMRPPFHQPPALPCGRPQDQLGCSPESRGCRPGKTGARTGREDGAVARVRDQSPAPWPTYRGYRQPTPKCSRACGFHSSLPHPTNWQYFSQSDLTGRPREEGEHETPQRCPCQCLLLRPHWAARGLPACSLTDKRAI from the exons ATGGAGTTGCGTGTGGGAAATAAGTATCGCCTGGGCCGAAAGATCGGCAGTGGCTCCTTTGGAGACATCTACCTGG GTGCCAACATTGCCTCTGGTGAGGAAGTAGCCATCAAGCTCGAATGTGTGAAGACGAAACATCCCCAGCTCCACATCGAGAGCAAGTTCTACAAGATGATGCAGGGCGGAG TGGGGATCCCGTCCATCAAGTGGTGCGGGGCTGAGGGAGACTATAACGTGATGGTCATGGAGCTGCTGGGGCCCAGCCTGGAGGACCTCTTCAACTTCTGTTCCCGGAAGTTCAGCCTCAAGACGGTGCTGTTGCTGGCCGACCAGATG atCAGCCGCATCGAGTACATACACTCCAAGAACTTCATCCACCGGGATGTGAAGCCCGACAACTTCCTCATGGGCCTGGGGAAGAAAGGCAACCTGGTGTACATCATTGACTTCGGCCTGGCCAAGAAGTACCGCGATGCCCGCACACACCAGCATATTCCCTACCGGGAAAACAAGAACCTGACCGGCACTGCCCGCTATGCCTCTATCAACACCCACCTGGGCATTG AGCAAAGCCGTCGAGATGACCTAGAGAGCTTGGGCTATGTGCTCATGTACTTCAACCTGGGCTCCCTGCCCTGGCAGGGCCTCAAAGCAGCCACCAAGCGTCAGAAGTACGAGCGGATTAGCGAGAAGAAGATGTCAACGCCAATCGAGGTCCTCTGCAAAGGCTACCCCT CCGAGTTCTCAACATACCTCAACTTCTGCCGCTCCCTGCGGTTCGATGATAAGCCTGACTACTCCTACCTGCGCCAGCTCTTCCGAAATCTCTTTCACCGGCAGGGTTTCTCCTACGACTACGTCTTCGACTGGAACATGCTCAAATTC ATGCGGCCCCCCTTCCACCAGCCCCCTGCCCTTCCCTGTGGACGGCCCCAGGACCAGCTAG GGTGCAGCCCGGAATCCCGAGGATGTAGACCGGGAAAGACGGGAGCACGAACGGGAAGAGAGGATGGGGCAGTTGCGAGGGTCCGCGACCAGAGCCCTGCCCCCTGGCCCACCTACAGGGGCTACCGCCAACCGACTCCGAAGTGCAGCCGAGCCTGTGGCTTCCACTCCAGCCTCCCGCATCCAACAAACTG gCAATACTTCTCCCAGAGCGATCTCACGGGCCGACCGAGAGAGGAAGGTGAGCATGAGACTCCACAGAGGTGCCCCTGCCAATGTCTCCTCCTCAGACCTCACTGGGCGGCAAGAGGTCTCCCGGCTTGCAGCCTCACAG ACAAGCGTGCCATTTGA
- the Csnk1e gene encoding casein kinase I isoform X3: MELRVGNKYRLGRKIGSGSFGDIYLGANIASGEEVAIKLECVKTKHPQLHIESKFYKMMQGGVGIPSIKWCGAEGDYNVMVMELLGPSLEDLFNFCSRKFSLKTVLLLADQMISRIEYIHSKNFIHRDVKPDNFLMGLGKKGNLVYIIDFGLAKKYRDARTHQHIPYRENKNLTGTARYASINTHLGIEQSRRDDLESLGYVLMYFNLGSLPWQGLKAATKRQKYERISEKKMSTPIEVLCKGYPSEFSTYLNFCRSLRFDDKPDYSYLRQLFRNLFHRQGFSYDYVFDWNMLKFGASSSQAQPRDNEALAPPCPRPWPCAGPAYSPTYWCPAPLGTQGPPDRPVEEEVEQLPPQRYWPVVWTPGPQF, from the exons ATGGAGTTGCGTGTGGGAAATAAGTATCGCCTGGGCCGAAAGATCGGCAGTGGCTCCTTTGGAGACATCTACCTGG GTGCCAACATTGCCTCTGGTGAGGAAGTAGCCATCAAGCTCGAATGTGTGAAGACGAAACATCCCCAGCTCCACATCGAGAGCAAGTTCTACAAGATGATGCAGGGCGGAG TGGGGATCCCGTCCATCAAGTGGTGCGGGGCTGAGGGAGACTATAACGTGATGGTCATGGAGCTGCTGGGGCCCAGCCTGGAGGACCTCTTCAACTTCTGTTCCCGGAAGTTCAGCCTCAAGACGGTGCTGTTGCTGGCCGACCAGATG atCAGCCGCATCGAGTACATACACTCCAAGAACTTCATCCACCGGGATGTGAAGCCCGACAACTTCCTCATGGGCCTGGGGAAGAAAGGCAACCTGGTGTACATCATTGACTTCGGCCTGGCCAAGAAGTACCGCGATGCCCGCACACACCAGCATATTCCCTACCGGGAAAACAAGAACCTGACCGGCACTGCCCGCTATGCCTCTATCAACACCCACCTGGGCATTG AGCAAAGCCGTCGAGATGACCTAGAGAGCTTGGGCTATGTGCTCATGTACTTCAACCTGGGCTCCCTGCCCTGGCAGGGCCTCAAAGCAGCCACCAAGCGTCAGAAGTACGAGCGGATTAGCGAGAAGAAGATGTCAACGCCAATCGAGGTCCTCTGCAAAGGCTACCCCT CCGAGTTCTCAACATACCTCAACTTCTGCCGCTCCCTGCGGTTCGATGATAAGCCTGACTACTCCTACCTGCGCCAGCTCTTCCGAAATCTCTTTCACCGGCAGGGTTTCTCCTACGACTACGTCTTCGACTGGAACATGCTCAAATTC GGGGCTTCCTCGAGCCAGGCTCAGCCCCGAGACAACGAAGCTCTTGCGCCACCCTGCCCCCGCCCTTGGCCTTGCGCTGGGCCCGCATACTCACCCACTTACTG GTGCCCGGCGCCCCTGGGCACCCAAGGACCCCCAGATAGGccggtggaggaggaggtggaacaACTGCCCCCTCAAAGATATTGGCCTGTGGTCTGGACTCCAGGGCCCCAGTTCTGA